A DNA window from Novosphingobium sp. RL4 contains the following coding sequences:
- a CDS encoding acyl-CoA dehydrogenase C-terminal domain-containing protein, with the protein MQVYEAPLRDMKFVLHELHNDDGFGNLEALAEFTPDLVDAVLEEAAKVAQEVLLPLNRSGDIEGCTLENGVVRTPAGFKEAYDMFREGGWCALASDPEWGGQGLPEALNKLTEEMICSSNLSFSLYPGLTHGATTAIEGYASDALKQAYLPKMVEGTWSGTMCLTEPHCGTDLGMLRTKAVPQGDDSYKISGAKIFISAGEHDLTENIIHLVLARLPDAPEGVKGISLFLVPKYLPKEDGTPGPSNGVSVAAIEHKMGLKASATCQLNFDDSIGWLVGTANKGMEAMFKMMNTERVSVGIQGLGVGEAAYQSAVWYAKDRVQGRSLSGVKNPKGPADPIIVHPDVRRMLMTARAYNEGCRALGAWVSRALDAEKHATDPAVKARAEDFIALMTPVVKALFTDCGYESANLAVQVYGGHGYIAESGVEQFVRDARIAMIYEGTNGIQALDLVGRKMPAHAGRYLRSFFHPVSDFIEANKADETFGKMIEGLEKAFGALQLSTGTIAQKGMKDPEEAGAAATDYLRLLGLVAMGYCFAKAALIAKARLDEGTGEAAFYTAKIATARFFFDRLLPQATAAFFAIKSGKASMMALEADMF; encoded by the coding sequence ATGCAAGTCTACGAAGCGCCCCTGCGCGACATGAAGTTCGTGCTCCACGAACTCCACAACGATGACGGCTTCGGCAATCTCGAAGCCCTGGCCGAATTCACGCCTGATCTGGTGGACGCCGTGCTGGAAGAGGCCGCCAAGGTGGCGCAGGAAGTCCTGCTGCCGCTGAACCGCAGCGGCGACATCGAGGGCTGCACGCTGGAGAACGGCGTGGTCCGCACTCCCGCAGGCTTCAAGGAAGCCTACGACATGTTCCGCGAAGGCGGCTGGTGCGCGCTGGCGTCCGATCCCGAGTGGGGCGGGCAGGGCCTGCCCGAAGCGCTGAACAAGCTGACCGAGGAGATGATCTGCTCCTCCAACCTGTCGTTCAGCCTCTATCCCGGCCTCACCCACGGCGCGACCACCGCGATCGAGGGTTACGCCAGCGACGCGTTGAAGCAGGCCTACCTGCCCAAGATGGTCGAGGGCACATGGTCGGGCACGATGTGCCTTACCGAACCGCACTGCGGCACCGACCTCGGCATGCTGCGCACCAAGGCCGTTCCTCAGGGTGACGACAGCTACAAGATCTCCGGCGCGAAGATCTTCATCTCGGCGGGCGAGCACGACCTGACCGAGAACATCATCCACCTTGTCCTCGCGCGGCTTCCCGATGCCCCGGAAGGCGTGAAGGGTATTTCGCTGTTCCTCGTGCCCAAGTATCTTCCCAAGGAAGACGGCACGCCCGGCCCGTCCAACGGCGTTTCGGTCGCGGCGATCGAGCACAAGATGGGCCTCAAGGCCTCGGCCACGTGCCAGCTCAATTTCGACGATTCGATCGGCTGGCTGGTCGGCACCGCGAACAAGGGCATGGAAGCCATGTTTAAGATGATGAACACCGAACGTGTTTCGGTGGGCATTCAGGGGCTTGGCGTGGGTGAAGCGGCCTATCAGTCCGCCGTGTGGTACGCCAAGGACCGCGTGCAGGGCCGCTCGCTGTCAGGCGTGAAGAACCCCAAGGGCCCGGCCGATCCGATCATCGTCCACCCCGACGTGCGCCGCATGCTGATGACCGCGCGCGCTTACAACGAAGGCTGCCGCGCGCTCGGCGCCTGGGTCAGCCGCGCGCTCGACGCCGAAAAGCACGCGACCGATCCCGCCGTGAAGGCCCGCGCGGAAGACTTCATCGCGCTGATGACCCCGGTGGTGAAGGCGCTCTTCACCGACTGCGGTTATGAAAGCGCGAACCTTGCCGTGCAGGTCTACGGCGGCCACGGCTACATCGCCGAAAGCGGCGTGGAGCAGTTCGTGCGCGATGCCCGCATCGCCATGATCTACGAAGGCACCAACGGCATTCAGGCGCTCGACCTCGTCGGCCGCAAGATGCCCGCGCACGCGGGTCGCTACCTGCGTTCGTTCTTCCACCCCGTTTCGGACTTCATCGAGGCGAACAAGGCGGACGAAACCTTCGGCAAGATGATCGAGGGGCTGGAAAAGGCCTTCGGTGCGCTGCAGCTCTCGACCGGCACGATTGCCCAGAAGGGCATGAAGGACCCCGAGGAAGCCGGTGCCGCCGCGACCGACTATCTGCGCCTGCTCGGTCTTGTCGCCATGGGTTACTGCTTCGCCAAGGCGGCGCTGATCGCCAAGGCGCGGCTGGACGAAGGCACGGGCGAGGCGGCGTTCTACACCGCCAAGATCGCGACTGCCCGGTTCTTCTTCGACCGTCTGCTGCCACAGGCCACTGCAGCGTTCTTCGCCATCAAGTCGGGCAAGGCTTCGATGATGGCGCTCGAAGCGGACATGTTCTGA
- a CDS encoding cytochrome b/b6 domain-containing protein: MSSHKGAATVRTPLWDWPVRIIHWSFALLIPALWWTAENGEMGWHTSIGTILMQLVVIRVLWGFVGSSTARFSSFVRGPRVVLGHLRSQNDTPTAGHNPAGGWSVVVLLGLMALQIGLGLFAGDPDDGTTGPLNHLVSSTAASRVTDLHETVFYLILAMIVLHLAAIIYYRVIKRDNLIAPMITGARAMPAGTTSMVKAPVWRLIACIVAAWLTGWVVWVGAA; the protein is encoded by the coding sequence GTGAGTTCACACAAGGGTGCGGCGACCGTCCGCACCCCGCTGTGGGACTGGCCCGTCCGAATCATCCACTGGAGCTTCGCCCTGTTGATCCCGGCGCTCTGGTGGACGGCCGAAAACGGCGAGATGGGCTGGCACACCAGCATCGGCACGATCCTGATGCAGTTGGTGGTGATACGCGTGCTCTGGGGTTTCGTGGGCAGTTCGACGGCGCGATTCTCCTCGTTCGTGCGCGGGCCGCGGGTGGTGCTGGGACATCTGCGTTCACAGAACGACACGCCGACCGCCGGGCATAACCCCGCAGGCGGCTGGAGCGTCGTCGTCCTGCTCGGCCTGATGGCACTGCAAATCGGGCTAGGCCTCTTTGCGGGCGATCCCGACGACGGCACGACGGGGCCGCTTAATCACCTCGTCTCCTCGACGGCGGCGAGCCGCGTGACCGACCTGCACGAAACGGTGTTCTACCTGATCCTCGCGATGATCGTGCTGCACCTTGCGGCGATCATCTATTACCGCGTCATCAAGCGCGACAACCTGATCGCACCGATGATTACCGGCGCCCGCGCCATGCCCGCCGGGACGACCAGCATGGTGAAGGCACCGGTCTGGCGGCTGATCGCCTGCATCGTCGCGGCCTGGCTGACAGGCTGGGTGGTCTGGGTCGGCGCGGCCTGA
- a CDS encoding c-type cytochrome gives MASKTILTTTLAAFALAAAMTGCKGSEPAATTTNASGEPVDVSETIEAREANFKAIGKANKAAKSALEAASPDFATVAASATSIQTDAGKIVGLFPDGSGKESGEKTEALPTIWQKPAEFKAAADKLATAAGNLKVAADAKDAKAATLAMGEIGGACKGCHDTFREKKQ, from the coding sequence ATGGCATCGAAGACCATCCTGACGACAACCCTAGCCGCATTTGCGCTGGCAGCCGCCATGACCGGCTGCAAGGGCTCCGAACCCGCCGCGACCACGACGAACGCCTCGGGCGAGCCGGTGGACGTTTCCGAGACGATCGAGGCGCGCGAAGCCAATTTCAAGGCGATCGGCAAGGCCAACAAGGCCGCAAAGTCCGCACTGGAGGCCGCAAGCCCCGACTTCGCCACGGTCGCCGCCTCGGCAACCTCGATCCAGACCGATGCGGGCAAGATCGTCGGCCTGTTCCCTGACGGCAGCGGCAAGGAATCGGGCGAGAAGACCGAGGCCCTGCCCACGATCTGGCAGAAGCCTGCCGAATTCAAGGCTGCGGCCGACAAGCTGGCAACCGCAGCCGGCAACCTCAAGGTTGCGGCCGACGCCAAGGACGCCAAGGCCGCGACACTGGCGATGGGTGAGATCGGCGGAGCCTGCAAGGGCTGCCACGACACCTTCCGCGAGAAGAAGCAGTGA
- a CDS encoding 4-oxalomesaconate tautomerase translates to MSATGPVEQGVRCMWMRGGTSKGGYFLKSDLPEDTAARDAFLLSIMGSPDPRQIDGMGGADPLTSKVAVVSKSTREGIDVDYLFLQVFVDQALVSDQQNCGNILAGIGPFAIERGLIEARGDETAVAIFMENTGQVAVATVQTPGGMVSYKGEAAIDGVPGTHAPIPLEFRDTAGSSCGSLLPSGNAADEVNGVRVTLIDNGMPCVVMKAEDVGVTGYEDRESLDANTELKARIEAIRLAVGERMNLGDVKDKSVPKMMLVAPPKHGGAVTVRSFIPHRAHATIGVLGAVSVATACLIEGSPAAEVAQIPEGRRKTLSVEHPTGEMSCVLDTDEGGAVKSAALLRTARKLMDGVVFG, encoded by the coding sequence ATGAGTGCAACCGGGCCGGTCGAGCAGGGCGTTCGCTGCATGTGGATGCGCGGCGGCACTTCCAAGGGCGGCTATTTCCTCAAGAGCGACCTTCCCGAAGACACCGCGGCCCGCGACGCGTTCCTGCTTTCCATCATGGGCTCCCCCGATCCGCGCCAGATCGACGGCATGGGCGGCGCCGATCCGCTGACCAGCAAGGTGGCCGTCGTCAGCAAATCCACGCGCGAGGGCATCGACGTCGACTACCTGTTCCTTCAGGTCTTCGTCGATCAGGCGCTCGTCAGCGACCAGCAGAACTGCGGCAACATCCTCGCCGGGATCGGCCCTTTCGCCATCGAGCGCGGGCTGATCGAGGCCCGGGGTGACGAAACCGCCGTAGCCATCTTCATGGAGAATACCGGGCAGGTCGCCGTCGCCACCGTGCAGACGCCCGGCGGTATGGTCTCCTACAAGGGCGAGGCCGCGATCGACGGCGTTCCCGGCACCCATGCCCCGATCCCGCTGGAATTCCGCGACACCGCCGGTTCTTCCTGCGGCTCGCTCCTGCCCAGCGGCAACGCGGCCGACGAAGTGAACGGCGTGCGCGTGACCCTGATCGACAACGGCATGCCCTGCGTCGTCATGAAAGCCGAGGACGTGGGCGTAACCGGCTACGAGGACCGCGAGAGCCTTGACGCCAATACCGAATTGAAGGCCAGGATCGAGGCCATCCGCCTTGCCGTGGGCGAACGGATGAACCTGGGCGACGTCAAGGACAAGTCGGTTCCCAAGATGATGCTGGTCGCCCCGCCGAAGCACGGCGGCGCGGTGACCGTGCGCAGTTTCATTCCCCACCGCGCCCACGCCACGATCGGCGTGCTCGGCGCGGTCTCGGTGGCCACGGCCTGCCTGATCGAAGGCTCGCCCGCCGCCGAAGTCGCCCAGATCCCCGAGGGTCGCCGCAAGACGCTGTCGGTCGAACATCCGACCGGCGAGATGTCTTGTGTCCTCGACACGGACGAGGGCGGCGCCGTCAAGAGCGCCGCCCTCCTTCGTACCGCGCGCAAGCTGATGGACGGGGTGGTTTTCGGGTAA
- a CDS encoding LysR family transcriptional regulator, giving the protein MDIWNFNLRHLRAVAKIAELGTVNAAALAVNLSQPAITQALGRLEAMIGLPLFERRHDGMIPTRAGEILAPRIGAALSHIQSPHVTMSRLRALLALAETGSYAGAGQETGLSLPSIHRAVNDLALALRRPLVARQGKFVITTEAGTQLAREFRLAKVELEAGLSEVEALRGLETRRIAIGAMPLSRARILPAAVARFLSRRPRVKLNIVEGSRAELVEPLRNGTLDLMVGALRDPLVEGDLIQHPLFEDRPAVYGRKGHPLEGTNPRAADVARFPFTLPPRGTPLRDSFERYFEEHGVPLPEVPVESGSVMMIRQVMMGGDFLTVLSPDQVTVELEAGWLCELSRLPAEFTRHIGMTTRASLRPTEVQSEFFADLEWAAREVSR; this is encoded by the coding sequence ATGGACATCTGGAACTTCAACCTTCGGCATCTGCGTGCAGTCGCCAAGATCGCCGAATTGGGGACGGTCAATGCCGCCGCCCTGGCCGTAAACCTCAGTCAGCCTGCGATAACACAGGCGTTGGGGCGGCTTGAGGCAATGATAGGGCTGCCGCTGTTCGAGCGTCGTCACGATGGCATGATCCCGACCCGGGCCGGAGAAATCCTCGCCCCCCGCATCGGCGCGGCGCTTTCCCATATCCAGAGCCCGCACGTCACCATGTCGCGCCTGCGGGCGCTGCTCGCGCTGGCGGAAACGGGCAGCTATGCCGGGGCCGGACAGGAAACCGGGCTGTCGCTTCCTTCGATCCACCGCGCCGTCAACGATCTGGCGCTGGCGCTGCGGCGGCCGCTGGTGGCGCGGCAGGGCAAGTTCGTGATCACCACCGAGGCCGGCACCCAGCTCGCCCGCGAATTCCGCCTGGCGAAAGTCGAACTGGAGGCCGGTCTTTCCGAGGTCGAGGCGCTGCGCGGGCTGGAAACGCGGCGCATCGCCATTGGCGCCATGCCGCTTTCCCGTGCCCGCATCCTGCCCGCCGCCGTGGCCCGATTCCTGTCGCGGCGGCCCAGGGTGAAGCTCAACATCGTCGAGGGATCGCGCGCCGAGCTGGTCGAACCGCTGCGCAACGGCACGCTCGATCTCATGGTCGGCGCCTTGCGCGATCCGCTGGTGGAGGGCGACCTGATCCAGCATCCGCTTTTCGAGGATCGTCCGGCGGTCTACGGCCGCAAGGGGCATCCGCTGGAAGGTACGAACCCCCGCGCTGCCGATGTCGCCCGCTTTCCCTTCACGCTGCCGCCGCGCGGCACGCCGCTGCGCGACAGTTTCGAGCGTTATTTCGAGGAGCACGGCGTGCCGCTGCCGGAAGTGCCGGTCGAATCGGGATCGGTGATGATGATCCGGCAAGTGATGATGGGCGGTGATTTCCTTACTGTGCTCTCGCCCGATCAGGTGACGGTGGAACTGGAAGCGGGCTGGCTCTGCGAGTTATCGCGGCTTCCGGCCGAATTCACCCGCCATATCGGCATGACGACCCGCGCTTCCCTGCGTCCGACCGAGGTTCAGAGCGAATTTTTCGCCGATCTGGAATGGGCGGCGCGGGAGGTTTCGCGCTGA
- a CDS encoding NAD(P)-dependent oxidoreductase, with the protein MDRSIALIGFGEAGSTFAGAGDWSAQARAFDILPACRDVMAELGITACDSAAEALAGASLVLSLVTADAAPLVAEQVAPLLGEGALFCDMNSVAPGTKRAAAKVIAQGKGRYVDVAVLAPVNPARMKVPLLVSGPDAAEAESALTAVGFTNVRVVGDAVGRASAIKLVRSVMVKGLEALTAEMMMAAHAEGVADEVLSSLDASEKTIPWASRADYNLDRMLVHGRRRAAEMDEAAEMLRSLGIPPLMTENTVAWQQALGALGLVPPPEGFEAKLAAAVAAGVLKGEN; encoded by the coding sequence ATGGACAGATCGATCGCCCTTATCGGGTTTGGAGAAGCCGGATCGACGTTCGCGGGAGCAGGAGATTGGTCGGCGCAGGCTCGTGCCTTCGACATTCTTCCCGCGTGCCGTGACGTCATGGCCGAACTCGGTATCACCGCCTGCGACAGCGCGGCCGAGGCGCTTGCGGGCGCCTCGCTGGTGCTCTCGCTCGTCACCGCAGATGCTGCGCCGCTGGTGGCGGAACAGGTCGCACCGCTCCTGGGCGAGGGCGCCTTGTTCTGCGACATGAACTCGGTCGCGCCGGGCACCAAGCGGGCGGCCGCAAAGGTGATCGCTCAAGGCAAGGGCCGCTATGTCGACGTGGCCGTGCTCGCGCCTGTGAACCCCGCGCGGATGAAGGTGCCGCTGCTGGTGTCCGGCCCCGATGCCGCAGAGGCGGAAAGCGCGCTGACGGCGGTGGGCTTCACCAATGTGCGTGTCGTCGGCGATGCGGTCGGCCGGGCTTCGGCGATCAAGCTGGTGCGCTCGGTCATGGTCAAGGGGCTTGAGGCGCTGACCGCCGAGATGATGATGGCCGCCCATGCCGAAGGCGTGGCGGACGAGGTACTGTCCTCGCTCGACGCCAGCGAGAAGACCATTCCCTGGGCAAGCCGCGCGGACTACAATCTCGACCGTATGCTGGTCCACGGCCGCCGCCGCGCCGCCGAGATGGATGAGGCGGCGGAAATGCTGCGTTCGCTGGGCATCCCGCCGCTCATGACCGAAAACACCGTTGCCTGGCAGCAGGCGCTGGGCGCGCTGGGCTTGGTGCCGCCGCCCGAAGGATTCGAAGCCAAGCTCGCGGCGGCAGTCGCGGCAGGCGTACTCAAGGGAGAGAATTGA
- a CDS encoding amidohydrolase family protein — protein MSLIIDCHGHYTVLPKAHDAWREAQIAAFKAGEAAPPYPEISDAEIRQTIEDNQLRLIKERGADLTVFSPRASAMAHHVGDQAMSEAWAVHCNNLIARVVHMFPETFVGVCMLPQSPKADLSASVKELRRCVEELGFIGCNLNPDPGGGHFEHPPLTDEYWFPIYEAMSELDVPAMIHVSGSCNPAMHATGGFYIAADTVAFMQLMQGDLFAKFPKLRFIIPHGGGAVPYHWGRYRGLADMLKKPSLDEYIMNNVFFDTCVYHQPGVNLLADVIDNKNILFGSEMVGAVRGIDPQTGFYFDDTKRYVDALDISDEERHAIFEGNVRKVFPRLDAKLKERGL, from the coding sequence ATGTCGCTCATCATCGACTGTCACGGACATTATACCGTCCTGCCCAAGGCGCATGACGCCTGGCGCGAAGCCCAGATCGCCGCGTTCAAGGCCGGTGAAGCCGCGCCGCCCTACCCGGAAATCTCGGACGCCGAGATCCGCCAGACCATCGAGGACAACCAGCTTCGCCTCATCAAGGAGCGCGGCGCCGACCTTACCGTGTTCAGCCCGCGCGCCAGCGCGATGGCGCACCATGTCGGCGATCAGGCCATGTCCGAGGCATGGGCGGTCCACTGCAACAATCTTATCGCCCGCGTGGTCCACATGTTCCCCGAGACGTTCGTGGGCGTGTGCATGCTGCCGCAGAGCCCCAAGGCGGACCTTTCCGCCTCGGTGAAGGAACTGCGCCGCTGCGTCGAGGAACTGGGCTTCATCGGCTGCAACCTCAACCCCGATCCGGGCGGCGGCCACTTCGAGCATCCGCCGCTGACCGATGAATACTGGTTCCCGATCTACGAGGCGATGAGCGAGCTGGACGTTCCGGCGATGATCCACGTCTCGGGTTCGTGCAACCCGGCGATGCACGCCACCGGCGGCTTCTACATCGCGGCGGACACCGTGGCCTTCATGCAGCTGATGCAGGGCGATCTTTTCGCGAAGTTCCCCAAGCTGCGCTTCATCATCCCGCACGGCGGCGGCGCGGTGCCGTACCACTGGGGCCGTTATCGCGGTCTGGCGGACATGCTGAAGAAGCCTTCGCTTGACGAATACATCATGAACAACGTGTTCTTCGACACTTGCGTCTACCACCAGCCGGGCGTGAACCTGCTGGCCGACGTGATCGACAACAAGAACATCCTGTTCGGCTCCGAAATGGTCGGCGCGGTGCGCGGGATCGACCCGCAGACCGGCTTCTACTTCGACGACACCAAGCGCTATGTCGATGCGCTCGACATCTCCGACGAGGAGCGCCACGCGATCTTCGAAGGCAACGTGCGCAAGGTCTTCCCGCGCCTTGACGCCAAGCTCAAGGAACGTGGCCTGTGA
- the ligA gene encoding protocatechuate 4,5-dioxygenase subunit alpha produces the protein MTDKNPTDKNPCENAGGPIDIHAYLGEFDDIPGTRVYTAKRARQGYHLNQFAMSLMKAENRERWKADERAYLDEWPMTEDQKQGVLTRDYNRLLDLGGNIYFLAKVFSTDGLSFLQAVSTMTGMKLEDYQAMMIAGGRSPEGQRSIKEHR, from the coding sequence GTGACCGACAAGAATCCGACCGACAAGAATCCTTGCGAGAATGCGGGTGGTCCGATCGACATCCACGCCTATCTCGGCGAGTTCGACGATATTCCGGGCACGCGCGTCTACACCGCTAAGCGCGCGCGGCAGGGCTATCACCTGAACCAGTTCGCGATGAGCCTGATGAAGGCGGAAAACCGCGAGCGCTGGAAGGCGGACGAGCGCGCCTATCTCGACGAATGGCCGATGACCGAGGACCAGAAGCAGGGCGTTCTCACCCGCGATTACAACCGCCTGCTCGATCTGGGCGGCAACATCTACTTCCTCGCTAAGGTCTTCTCGACCGATGGCCTGAGCTTCCTTCAGGCCGTCTCGACGATGACCGGCATGAAGCTGGAAGACTATCAGGCGATGATGATCGCCGGGGGCCGCTCGCCCGAGGGCCAGCGCTCCATCAAGGAGCACCGTTGA
- a CDS encoding class III extradiol dioxygenase subunit beta, with protein sequence MARITHGIACSHIPALGVASDFDKWEDPYWKPIQEGFAPTQKWEAENLPDVVILVYNDHASAFDMKIIPTFAIGCGESYKPADEGWGPRAVPDVEGHPDLAWHIAQSLILDEFDMTIINEMDVDHGLTVPLSMMFGKPEKWPVKVIPLAVNVVTYPPPSGNRCWALGEAIARAVESFDEDLNVQVWGTGGMSHQLQGPRAGLINAEWDNMFLDKLSGDTQELRCIPHIEYLRETGSEGIEMVMWLIMRGALGKETRELRRFYHVPASNTAVGHIVLEPVNGDVPSSTTVEGAASQHLAD encoded by the coding sequence ATGGCCCGCATTACGCACGGCATCGCCTGCAGCCACATCCCGGCGCTCGGCGTCGCGTCGGACTTCGACAAGTGGGAAGATCCCTACTGGAAGCCGATCCAGGAAGGCTTCGCGCCCACCCAGAAGTGGGAAGCGGAGAACCTGCCGGACGTCGTGATCCTGGTCTACAACGATCACGCTTCGGCCTTCGACATGAAGATCATCCCGACGTTCGCGATCGGCTGCGGCGAAAGCTACAAGCCGGCGGACGAGGGCTGGGGCCCGCGCGCGGTGCCCGACGTGGAAGGCCATCCGGACCTTGCCTGGCACATCGCCCAGAGCCTGATCCTCGACGAATTCGACATGACCATCATCAACGAGATGGACGTCGATCACGGCCTTACCGTTCCGCTGTCGATGATGTTCGGCAAGCCGGAAAAATGGCCGGTGAAGGTGATCCCGCTGGCGGTCAACGTCGTCACCTATCCGCCGCCGTCGGGCAACCGCTGCTGGGCGCTGGGCGAGGCGATCGCGCGCGCCGTCGAAAGCTTCGATGAGGACCTGAACGTGCAGGTCTGGGGCACCGGCGGCATGAGCCACCAGCTTCAGGGTCCGCGCGCGGGCCTCATCAATGCCGAGTGGGACAACATGTTCCTCGACAAGCTGTCGGGCGACACGCAGGAACTGCGGTGCATTCCGCATATCGAATACCTGCGCGAAACCGGCAGCGAAGGCATCGAGATGGTCATGTGGCTGATCATGCGCGGCGCGCTGGGCAAGGAAACCCGCGAACTGCGGCGTTTCTACCATGTGCCTGCCAGCAACACGGCGGTCGGCCACATCGTGCTGGAGCCGGTGAATGGCGACGTGCCGTCCTCGACGACCGTCGAAGGCGCGGCCTCGCAGCATCTCGCAGACTGA
- a CDS encoding Gfo/Idh/MocA family oxidoreductase yields the protein MRIALVGAGAFGEKHLDGLKNIDGVEIASVISRSAEQAAEVAAKYGALHSGTDLAEALALPDVDAVILCTPTQMHAQQAIACMNAGKHVQVEIPLSDSWADAEAVVAKQKETGLVCMVGHTRRFNPSHQYVHNKITAGEFNVQQMDVQTYFFRRKNMNAKGQPRSWTDHLLWHHAAHTIDLFAYQSGKIVAANVLQGPKHPELGIAMDMSIQLKAETGAICTLSLSFNNNGPLGTFFRYIGDSETYIARYDDLVNGREEPIDLTGVTVSNNGIELQDREFVAAIREGREPNSSVGKVLDCYRVIGELAQSLEAQDGWS from the coding sequence ATGCGTATTGCCCTCGTAGGCGCGGGTGCTTTCGGTGAAAAGCATCTCGACGGCCTGAAGAACATCGATGGCGTAGAGATCGCCTCGGTCATCAGCCGCTCGGCCGAGCAGGCTGCCGAAGTCGCCGCCAAGTACGGCGCGCTGCACTCCGGCACCGATCTGGCCGAAGCGCTGGCGCTGCCCGACGTCGATGCCGTGATCCTCTGCACCCCCACGCAGATGCACGCGCAGCAGGCTATCGCCTGCATGAACGCGGGCAAGCACGTGCAGGTCGAGATTCCGCTGTCGGACAGCTGGGCCGATGCCGAAGCCGTCGTGGCGAAGCAGAAGGAAACGGGCCTCGTCTGCATGGTCGGCCACACCCGCCGCTTCAATCCTTCGCACCAGTACGTGCACAACAAGATCACCGCGGGCGAATTCAACGTCCAGCAGATGGACGTGCAGACCTACTTCTTCCGCCGCAAGAACATGAACGCCAAGGGCCAGCCGCGCTCGTGGACGGACCACCTGCTGTGGCACCACGCCGCGCACACGATCGACCTGTTCGCCTATCAGTCGGGCAAGATCGTTGCTGCCAACGTGCTGCAGGGGCCTAAGCACCCGGAACTGGGAATCGCCATGGACATGTCGATCCAGCTGAAGGCTGAGACCGGCGCGATCTGCACGCTCTCGCTCTCGTTCAACAACAACGGCCCGCTCGGCACCTTCTTCCGCTACATCGGCGACAGCGAGACCTACATCGCGCGTTACGACGATCTGGTGAACGGCCGTGAAGAGCCGATCGACCTCACCGGCGTCACCGTGTCGAACAACGGCATCGAGCTTCAGGACCGCGAATTCGTCGCCGCCATCCGCGAAGGGCGTGAGCCCAACTCGTCGGTCGGCAAGGTGCTCGATTGCTACCGCGTGATCGGCGAACTGGCGCAGAGCCTCGAAGCGCAGGACGGCTGGTCCTGA
- a CDS encoding aldo/keto reductase — protein sequence MAKRLLAGRPVHSVGLGCMNVAWAYGNPPSREEAARLFRHALDAGCDHFDTANIYGMGLSEEILGEAIMDRRGEFLLASKTGILIDGARRGIDCAPESITASLDASLKRLGTDHIDLFYMHRFDPKVPIAESVGAMVRAIEAGKIGAYGVSEWSTAHIREAHAVHPVAAVQTEYSLWTRNVELGVLDATRELGIALVAFSPVARGALGGELADVNTLTEKDLRRNFPRFVGENWTHNLALIEEFNALASSIRVTPAQLALAWVLAQAGHVHAIPGTRSIPHFDQNHAAAALEIDAAVLEKAGALMNQQTIAGHRYPDMIKPTIDTEDYA from the coding sequence ATGGCAAAACGCCTCCTCGCGGGCCGTCCGGTCCACTCCGTCGGTCTCGGCTGCATGAATGTGGCCTGGGCCTACGGCAATCCGCCGTCTCGCGAGGAGGCGGCCCGCCTGTTCCGCCACGCGCTGGACGCGGGCTGCGATCACTTCGACACCGCCAATATCTACGGCATGGGGCTGAGCGAGGAAATCCTCGGCGAAGCGATCATGGACCGGCGCGGCGAGTTCCTGCTGGCCTCCAAGACCGGCATCCTGATCGACGGCGCCCGCCGCGGCATCGACTGCGCGCCGGAGAGCATCACCGCCTCGCTTGACGCCAGCCTGAAGCGGCTGGGCACCGATCACATCGATCTGTTCTACATGCACCGCTTCGATCCCAAGGTGCCGATTGCCGAGTCGGTGGGCGCCATGGTGCGCGCGATCGAGGCGGGCAAGATCGGCGCCTATGGCGTGTCCGAATGGTCCACCGCGCATATCCGTGAGGCACACGCGGTGCATCCGGTGGCGGCGGTGCAGACCGAATATTCGCTCTGGACGCGCAATGTCGAACTGGGCGTGCTGGACGCCACGCGCGAACTCGGGATTGCGCTCGTCGCCTTCTCGCCGGTCGCGCGCGGGGCGCTGGGCGGCGAGCTGGCCGATGTGAACACGCTCACCGAGAAGGACCTGCGCCGCAATTTCCCGCGCTTCGTCGGCGAGAACTGGACGCATAATCTGGCGCTGATCGAGGAATTCAACGCTCTCGCCTCCTCGATCCGCGTCACCCCGGCGCAGCTGGCGCTGGCCTGGGTCCTCGCGCAGGCCGGGCACGTCCATGCCATCCCCGGCACCCGCTCGATTCCCCACTTCGACCAGAATCACGCGGCCGCCGCGCTGGAAATCGACGCGGCCGTTCTGGAGAAGGCGGGCGCGCTGATGAACCAGCAGACCATTGCCGGCCATCGCTACCCGGACATGATCAAGCCGACCATCGATACCGAGGACTACGCCTGA